DNA from Prunus persica cultivar Lovell chromosome G6, Prunus_persica_NCBIv2, whole genome shotgun sequence:
AAAATTTCATGTAATACTGTTGATCAGAGTCTGAAGCATGCAAAGAGCAATAAAAGGCAGCAAGGTTTGATTTAGTTGTGGAAGAATATGGTAAACCAGTTCTGAGTCTTTCGTAGAACaggagagagacagagacagagagagaggagtgaGAACGATAAATGTGTTTTAAGTTATCAAAGAAAAGTGACGACAACTCAAATTAATGTTTAATTTCTAAATCAGTTCTGATTCTGAGTCATTTATAAATCTCTAACattttaattaacaaatgTCTAATTATTTAAGaaacataataattaaaatattacctcataaaaaaaaaaagttaacagattaaatagaaaatgtaaataaaaaaaattcaaaagacaGCCCAGCTAGTGTGGGAAGGAGGGATCGATGCAAGGGGTGGAATGAAGTAGGAGGTGAAGGCGAGATGGTGGGAGAAGAAGATAATGTACGTGTAGTAGAGggtttccaattttctttatcctttttcttttttaaatagcAATCAAAACATGAATTGGAATCgtgaaatttttgtttcctttcctGGTTAGGAAAGGATACAAAAGTCTCTATTTATACAGACGCACcaacacacaaacacaatcaACAAAAACCCTTCCTTTTACCAAAACACGCAAACACAATCAACAGAAACCCTTCCTTTCAAAAGCAATCTCTTCCGATCCCATGGCTTTTTACAAGTGTCTTTTTTTACTCTCTCTCATGTTTAGCTCAGTTTTCGTCACCATGTCACAACAAGCTTGCACACCCCATTcattcaaccaaaaaacatTCGATGCATGCCAAACTCTACGAGTTTTGAACTCGACAATCCACTGGAGTTATTACCCATCCAAAGGCACCGTCGACGTGGCCTTCTCACAAGCCGTGTTGAGCGACTCCAGATGGGTTGCATGGGCCATAAACCCTACGTCGACAGGCATGGTGGGCTCGCAGGCAATCGTGGCTTTCAAGAGAAGCGACGGAACCATGTCCGTTTACTCGTCGGACATTAAAAGTTATGGAACACGTTTGGAGCAAGGAAATCTTAGCTTCCCTTTGTTTGATGTCTCCGCCATCTATGAGAACAACCAGATCGTCATCTTCGCCACCATAGGGCTTCCCAATAACGTCAGCGTCGTCAACCATGTTTGGCAGCAAGGACCTTTGTCCGGAAACACACCGCAGATGCACTCGGTTTCTGGACCAAACGTTCAGTCGTTTGGAACTCTGGATTTTCTTTCTGGGAAAGTGGAAACAATCGGGAGGGCCACAAGTTCCGTGTTCAAATTGAAGATTTCTCATGGAATTATTAATACCGTCAGTTGGGGCATACTGATGCCCATTGGGGCTATTGTGGCGAGGCATTTCAAGGCAGCTGATCCAGCATGGTTTCATGCTCATAGGGCGTGTCAAATGCTGGGATATTTTGGTGGGGTTGCTGGGTTGGCAACAGGTGTTTGGCTCGGCCATAAATCTTCAGGGATTGAATATAAAGGGCACCGATGCATAGGCATCACTCTTATGGCTCTAGCTACCCTTCAGGTGATTGTTGCTTTGTGCTTGAGGCCCAAGAAGACAGACAAGCGGAGGGTGTTTTGGAACTGGTTCCACTACCTGGTGGGTTATGGAACCATCGTTCTCGGCGTTGTCAACATCCTCAAGGGCTTTGATATACTGAAGCCTggcaaaatttggaaaatttctTACCTTATCACCATCACAGTGATAGGTTGCATTGCCGTAATGTTGGAAGCATGGAAATGGCTTTCGCTTTGGAAAAGGAAGACGGCTCAATCTGCAGAGGAGAAAACGGATATGCCAATCGAAGTTATAGTTTTgttcttaatttctttatgcatattttactatttaaagtacaaatgaaaataaattgatatatatatattattgttacCAACAACTATTTACGTGTATGTGCAAATAACCACTGAGCAACGGTTTACTTGTGTATGTCACtaaaaattagtaattcaagtTTAAAATACTCCcgtaataatattatttgttgCATCCTCTTGCTAAAGACAATGAGTCATCAATTTGACTATTCATATCAAATATCAGTAAGGTGCTTGTAACTTAGaagtaaaatgaaaacaagaatttCTATTGTAACTGGCTACTTACCTTACGTTGTTCATTTTGGCTAATGTTTTCTATAGATAATCTTTCAATTATGACCTAAAGAATGAATAGTACTCGAACAaccaaattaaatattattattgtataaCTTACTAACTGATTAGCGCTTGAGCGCTCTTGTCTTACTTGTATATTCTCTATCTTTCTTAAGTCTAAAATTTTACATAAATAATCAATAAATAGGCTCCAATAAGGACACACTGATGAAGCTATCATCTTCCCCTAGTTCCCAACAGCCAGTTGAACTAATTTTGGAATTAGGCAAATTACATTTTGTCGTTTTGATTCACAATTATATGACAGTTCAGTTTATCGTTAGGCTTAGTTTGAAGGGGATCAACCTAAAATTATGTTCTAATCAAGCATCCACAAAAAGAGTCCAAAACAAACCACCTCTAGCAAAGGAAggatgtttttttatttatttaatttgttgtgACAATCTTAATTGTATATgctaatattattttgtttcttgtatactttatttttaaaataaattagcaTATATAcctattcaaaaaaatatatattaacaaTATTGCATCATGTATGCGCAAGAACTCGTATAGAAATACCAAATGTGCAAAGAGAAAGACTCAAGCTGGGCCTTTAaccttgctttttttttaaccccaaaaaaaaaaaaaaaaaaaaaaactccagaACATAACACATACATGGCAAGTGGAGTTTAAGATTGAAAGACGTGAACATTAGTTGAAGATTGAAAGACACATACATGGCATGTGCAACTATATTAGTTATTTATATAACatccatgttttttttttttttttggtttgcttGTTTGTTGCGGTAcgtttgattttgatgagatGTTAGTACGTATGACAAATGTTCTGGAGGTTCAAAGAAACAAGGTGATGATTAATGGATCGATTAATTACTTAATTTGATGGAAGGAAACTGATGTAGGCAAAAACGAGCAATTTCCTAATTGAATAAGAGAAAATAACATTCAAAGCCGTCTTGTGTTAATTCACAAAGTCACATTGGTTTTCCATGTTGTTATTAAAACTATTTGATCAATAGTTTATCACTTATTAAATGAGTCATTGATATAATTTCATATGATTTatcaagttttttatttatgggaAAAACTAAAGTTGTTGTTCAATTCGATTATTATGAGTGCATATATACATACGAGCATCATTTTATTGTATatgaataattttatatatacaaataaggGGTACAAAAATTgagtagcaaatgatgtgacATATTCCACATtatcaattttatatatatattttttatgagtCATTAGTTTCTTTAGGCAAAATACTAAAAGTAGAGTTAATTTACCCTAATCACACCACCACAGTCTCCACCTATCACAACATCACCTACCCAGACCTTCCTGCTGCACCATCTTCTCACCACCATCATTAAGATCTAACCCACAAAAATGGCTCCTTGAATTTTAGTTCGTGAGGGTATTCATAATGGGCTCCCTAAATCACCTCCTTAGATAAtttttagggaggaattggaaaaatactACTCCAACTATGTTTCATatatccacctcctaaaataaggagatctctaggagctcctaaatctgaggagagagaaaggtcTCCTAagggctccctataatttaatgctgctttatttaatgagtatttcaaacctttaatATATCCTAACTAttctttatattaatttttaatagagattgaccaattaaaaaatattatattatttatgactccctaaaatagagagcatgattggagtttaaattttatagagagctcctaaaataacatttatatatttgtagctaaaatttaactaaaaaacagagagcatgattgtgaATGCTCTTacaaattccaaaataaattgaagaaattaaaagtaaaaaaattgaaaatataggCCGTTAATCATGATGGCGATGTAGAGTCTTGTAAAACACAATCAAAACTAAACCATGAATatgtttcttctctctcccgcAAAGCTCTCTGATCTTAGTCTGTGTTATAGCACGAACTTCTTTCACTTACAgtgaaaattaaaatgtcaTATATGTGCGCGTCAATGGTATCGTCAAGACTCATCCATAAAATAAGTCAGCACCTATTCAAAAACAATATTGCATATAGAAATACAAATATCATCGTATTAAAGTAACATTTTACCATATAGTTTACTTTGTTTTGTGCATGCGCAAGAAGGCGTATAGAAATACCAATATCATCTTATTAAAGTAATCATTTTACCAATTAGTTTATACCATGCAGAAAATGTGCTAATTGAAATAAAACTATCATTTCCACCAAGAAATGAAATTAACATGGGACCATTTCTTTACATGTGATAGCAGTTTATATACAATCTGACAATCAATTGCTTTAACATATAACATGTCTTTAAACATCGAACTCATACATACACCAAAATGATGTGAGTCATAAAGCTATAGCACAACATCAAACATCCAATTCACCAAAAATACTTAAATGTGTGAGATATTGGAAGCAATTAAAGAATAAATCTTAAACGGTTCAATATAAAGGGCACTGATGCATAGGCATCACTCTTGTTGTTCTAGCTACGCTTCAGGTGCTAGTTGCTTTATGCTTGAGGCCGAAGAAGACAGACGACAAGAAAGTCTTTTGGAATTGGAGCCTTCTGGAATTGGTTTCACTGCATGTTAGAGTCTTTCGACATACTGCAATCCAAAATGGCTTGGAAAATATCTTACCTTATCACCATCATAGTGATATGTTGTGTTGCCGAAAAATTGGAAGCTTAGACATGGATGCTTTTGACAAAGAAGACGGCTCATGCTGCGAGTAAGAAAGATGTCCCAAGTGAAGTTTAAGTccaaatttttagtttttattagATCTAGCTACTTGTGTATGTGTTAAAAATTACCAAACAACTAGTTATGCATGTATGTGGTAAACAATCACTACGTAATAGTATACACAAtaaaaaatgaccaaaataacaatttactgaataacaaaaatttaccaaGTGAATTTTAAAACCACAATTAAAGAATTTTGCCAATTTACCAATGGggagttttttaaattattatcacTTGTTAACTGAAGCTCGCCCAGCCAACCCAATTGCAAGTCCCTCCTCCGCCCTCCAATCTCAAAAGCGCCAAGAGAAAGACTCAAGCTGGGCCTTTAGGTCAGgtctttttgtttaattattaaattagactaactaatttgatttaatgattagaaaataaattttcactTAAATGTCATATATAAGGCCCTTATTATAGAATTCTTATTCCCAGAGAGGCTACAATGAAGGGTAAAAGCAGGGTTTATAATGTGAGGTTCTTTAATAATCGTATGAACTAGTACATAATTATTATTGGACTGCTGAATTGAACCCCTTCATCATAACCCCTCACTTTTACCCTCATTGTAAAAGCTCCGGGTCTTTCTAATCTATTTTTGTGTTGTTGCTCTAGTgtaacatttattttttaatcaacaaaaaaagaagaagctgcaGAGCATAAGACGCACATGTCAGGTGGAGTTTAAGATTGAAAGACGTGGACATTAGTTTAAGACgttgtgtttattttatttccatgTTAGTAAATTTCGTTGGAGCTTTTGAACATACTCATTTTGTAATTTCAATGACCATATATaacatccttttttttttcttctttgttgcagtacattttattttatgagatGTTAATAAGTATGAATTTAGTTAAAGGTTAATTTCAGTTCGTTACTTTGCATGCAGTTGTACTTATAAGGCATATTTGTCTATAcactttcaattttaataattaactaGTCTCTTAGCACATgttcacgcatgtgccaattggtttttcttttttattttttattttatttttagaattaagaaaagataacatgggtagttatgttccataaaagtatgacttattatctgattttgtttttaattttaatttttttaatatgaaaaattgtgaatttaccacattatcctcatttaattaataatttcaattcttaatgtttgaattaaccaaatgcattttatggtattttaaatatttcatcattctctatcttttgctttatatatatatagataattaaTTACCtcaaatttgttaattttttttaa
Protein-coding regions in this window:
- the LOC18772793 gene encoding cytochrome b561 and DOMON domain-containing protein At5g47530, which translates into the protein MSQQACTPHSFNQKTFDACQTLRVLNSTIHWSYYPSKGTVDVAFSQAVLSDSRWVAWAINPTSTGMVGSQAIVAFKRSDGTMSVYSSDIKSYGTRLEQGNLSFPLFDVSAIYENNQIVIFATIGLPNNVSVVNHVWQQGPLSGNTPQMHSVSGPNVQSFGTLDFLSGKVETIGRATSSVFKLKISHGIINTVSWGILMPIGAIVARHFKAADPAWFHAHRACQMLGYFGGVAGLATGVWLGHKSSGIEYKGHRCIGITLMALATLQVIVALCLRPKKTDKRRVFWNWFHYLVGYGTIVLGVVNILKGFDILKPGKIWKISYLITITVIGCIAVMLEAWKWLSLWKRKTAQSAEEKTDMPIEIIFQL